The window CTTCGCCACCGAACCCGTCTGACGGCCTGTCGCTTGGTGGGCAGTACACCCGCGCTTGGACGTCCCGTCCGTCCGGTGATGCCTGACCGCGACCGCGACCGCGACCGCGGGGTCGGGGCAAGCTGTACCCGCCGCCAGGCCGTTTTTCAGCGCCTACGATTCGACCGAGATCAATCGCAGGCCGGCCCCTTAGGGTCGGAGGCATGACGACATCCCTTGACGGCAGTGCCTTCGACTCTCTCCGCCTCGACGCCGTGCGCGACCAGGAGGCGCTGCGCCGGGTCTACCCGTCTCCCAGCGGCGCGGCCGTGCGGAAGCAGATGACGGAACTCACCGAGCAGACACGGTGGTTGATCGGCTGCTCATCGCTGGTCCTGATCGCCAGCGCGGATGCCGAGGGCAACTGTGACGTCTCCCCGCGCGGCGGCCCCGCCGGGTTCGTCGCCGTCCTGGATGAACGGACGGTGGCGATACCGGACGCGACCGGCAACAAGCGTCTCGACACCCTGCAGAACGTCATCGCCACCGGACGGGCCGGGCTGTTGTTCGTCATCCCGGGGCGCACCACGACGCTCAGGGTGAACGGCCGGGCCTGCGTCTCCACGCGTCCAGAGCTGCTGTCGCAGCTGACCGCGGTGGGCAAGCCGCCGGCCAGTGCGCTGGTACTGGGGATCGAGGAGGTCTACCCGCATTGCCCCAAGTCGCTGCTGCGCAGTGCGGCCTGGAAGCCGGAGGAGTGGCTGTCGGCGGACGCCCAGCCAGCTTCGGCGGAGGTGACGCTGGCGCAACTGCGGTTGCCGGAGCTGACGATCGCCGACATCGAGCGGGCGGAGGCGGACTCGCTGAAGTATCGGTACGAGTGACGTGCCGACCTGCGACCCTGGGGGTTTGGCCGAAGG of the Streptomyces sp. NBC_01426 genome contains:
- a CDS encoding MSMEG_1061 family FMN-dependent PPOX-type flavoprotein; this encodes MTTSLDGSAFDSLRLDAVRDQEALRRVYPSPSGAAVRKQMTELTEQTRWLIGCSSLVLIASADAEGNCDVSPRGGPAGFVAVLDERTVAIPDATGNKRLDTLQNVIATGRAGLLFVIPGRTTTLRVNGRACVSTRPELLSQLTAVGKPPASALVLGIEEVYPHCPKSLLRSAAWKPEEWLSADAQPASAEVTLAQLRLPELTIADIERAEADSLKYRYE